The DNA region GGTTCTGTTGTACAAAGGCTTCCACTTCTGCACGTAGTTCGGGAGCTAGTTCCCTGTCTACATACAGTAGAAAGAATTCTTCGTAGTTATGCCTGTTTATACTCACGCTTCTTCTTATTTAAAAGTTCTATTCTCTAATCTAAAATCTTCAATCAAAAATCTTCAATCAAATCACGTTCTCCGGGCTTACCAGGTAATTGCGTAATGCTATCCTTGCACGGTGGAGGTATACTTTTACCTGGCTTTCGTTTAGCCCGGTTATCCTTCCTATTTCTTCGTAATTGTAACCTTCATAATCTTTCAGCATCACCAGGCTACGCTGTGTTTCGTTTAGCCTGTTCAGTGCTTCCATCAGTGCTTTTTTTACCTGTGGCGTTTGCTGGTGTTGTACACCTTTGGTTGTTTCAGTAAAATCTTCCTGCAGGTTTATCCGCTTTACTTTCCTTAAGTGGTCAATCATCTGGTTGTAAGCTACCGTGAACAGGTACGATTTACTTTTATCAAACTCCACCGATTCTCTATGACGCCACATCTTTTCAAATGCTGATTGTACAATATCACGAGCATCCTCCTGGTGCCTGAGGTTCTTTACTATAAACCGGTACACGTTATCCGAATACAGGTTCACACACTCATTATATTGTTGTTCCGTCATAAGAAGCAGCTATGCTTGTTGTTGGTTTTGTAGTTGTACGCGCACAAAAGTAAAAAGTTACAGCTGGAGGTAAAAAAAGTAGAAGTTTATTAGCCATTTGCAGGAAGAGCGTGTGTACAGGCGGATGCGCGGTATGAAGAGGCGGATGAACGGGGGAAAAAATGAAAAATGAAAAATGAAAAATTAAAAAGGGAGGGAGGTTGGATGCTTTCATCCCGTTAAACACAGATGCAGCCATGGGGAAACTCTCTTACCTTTACCGGCATCAAAAATTGCTGAAATATGAACGAGAACTTTGTACAACGTATACAAGCTGAATTGCAAGAGATTGACCAGGCGGGGTTATTCAAAAGAGAAAGGATCATCACCAGTGAGCAGGGGCCGGAAATAACCGTAAATGGCAAAACTGTTTTGAACTTTTGCGCTAACAACTACCTGGGGCTTTCTTCCCATCCGAAAGTGATAGAGGCCGCACATAAAGCTATCGACAGTCATGGATATGGCATGAGCAGCGTGCGTTTTATATGCGGTACCCAAGACATACATAAAGAACTGGAACAAAAGATCGCGAACTTTTTAGGTACAGAGGATACCATTTTATATGTAGCTGCCTTTGATGCAAACGGAGGTGTTTTTGAACCACTGTTCAACGAGCAGGATGCCATCATCAGCGATGCGCTCAACCATGCATCTATCATAGATGGTGTGCGGTTATGTAAGGCACAGCGTTACCGTTACGAGCACAATAGCCTGGAGGACCTGGAAGACAAACTGAAGCAATCGCAACACCTCCGCAGCCGCGTTATTGTTACCGATGGATCATTTAGTATGGATGGAACCATTGCGCAGCTGGATAAGATATGCGACCTGGCTGATCAATACGATGCCATTGTAATGATTGATGAAAGCCATAGCAGCGGATTTTTGGGTAAGACCGGCAGGGGGACCCATGAGTACCGCGATGTAATGGGCAGGATAGACATCATTACCGGCACATTGGGTAAAGCACTGGGTGGCGCCAGTGGCGGATTTACCAGCGGAAGAAAGGAGATCATTGAAATGTTGCGCCAGCGCAGCCGTCCTTATTTATTTAGTAATACAGTTGCTCCAAGCATTGTAGGTGCTTCCATAGCTGTATTTGATATGATAACAGAAACCACTGAGCTGCGTGATAAGCTGGAAAGAAACACGAAGTACTTCCGTAAAAAAATGACCGCTGCTGGATTTGATATCAAACCCGGCGACCACCCGATCGTTCCAATCATGCTGTACGAAGCAACGGTTGCACAGGAGTTTGCCGCTCGTTTGCTGGAAGAAGGTGTTTATGTTATCGGCTTCTTTTATCCTGTAGTGGCCAAAGGACTTGCACGTATACGTGTGCAATTAAGTGCAGCGCACGAAATGCATCATTTAGATAGCGCCATTGCTGCCTTCACAAAAGTTGGAAAAGAAATGGGTGTGCTTAAAGGTTCGGCGGAGG from Aridibaculum aurantiacum includes:
- the kbl gene encoding glycine C-acetyltransferase, encoding MNENFVQRIQAELQEIDQAGLFKRERIITSEQGPEITVNGKTVLNFCANNYLGLSSHPKVIEAAHKAIDSHGYGMSSVRFICGTQDIHKELEQKIANFLGTEDTILYVAAFDANGGVFEPLFNEQDAIISDALNHASIIDGVRLCKAQRYRYEHNSLEDLEDKLKQSQHLRSRVIVTDGSFSMDGTIAQLDKICDLADQYDAIVMIDESHSSGFLGKTGRGTHEYRDVMGRIDIITGTLGKALGGASGGFTSGRKEIIEMLRQRSRPYLFSNTVAPSIVGASIAVFDMITETTELRDKLERNTKYFRKKMTAAGFDIKPGDHPIVPIMLYEATVAQEFAARLLEEGVYVIGFFYPVVAKGLARIRVQLSAAHEMHHLDSAIAAFTKVGKEMGVLKGSAEVSTPVNDEELEASAEKGM
- a CDS encoding RNA polymerase sigma factor, whose protein sequence is MTEQQYNECVNLYSDNVYRFIVKNLRHQEDARDIVQSAFEKMWRHRESVEFDKSKSYLFTVAYNQMIDHLRKVKRINLQEDFTETTKGVQHQQTPQVKKALMEALNRLNETQRSLVMLKDYEGYNYEEIGRITGLNESQVKVYLHRARIALRNYLVSPENVI